In Mangifera indica cultivar Alphonso chromosome 1, CATAS_Mindica_2.1, whole genome shotgun sequence, a single genomic region encodes these proteins:
- the LOC123200447 gene encoding protein SHOOT GRAVITROPISM 6 isoform X5: protein MVGLIARTQLKSALPRLVPTILELYKRDQYTALLATSSLYNLLNASLLSETGPPLLDFEDLTVILSTLLPVVCIYNDCKESSSFSVGLKTYNEVQRCFLTVGLVYPDDLFLFLLNKCRLKEEPLTFGALCVLKHLLPRSSEAWHSKRPLLVEAVKSLLDEQNLGVQKAVSELIVVMASHCYLTGPSGELFVEYLVRHCALSDRDQYDHESSKVGIFGPAELRAICEKGLLLITFTIPEMEHILWPFLLKMIIPRVYTGTSATVCRCISELCRHRSSYSNAMLDECKDRAGIPNPEELFARLVVLLHDPLAREQQATHILMVLYYLAPLFPKNINLFWQDEIPKMKAYVSDTEDLKLDPSYQETWDDMIINFLSESLDVIQDTAWVISLGYAFTEQYVLYTPDDEHSALLHRCLGILLQKVDDRAYVRDKIDWMYKQANIAIPSNRLGLAKAMGLVAASHLDTVLDKLKAILDNVGQSIFQRILSFFSDGRRMEESDDIHAALALMYGYAARYAPSTVIEARIDALVGTNMLSRLLHVRHPTAKQAVITAIDLLGRAVINAAENGASFPLKRRDQLLDYILTLMGVDENDDFADSSLELLRTQALALSACTTLVSVEPKLTIDTRNRVMKATLGFFALPNDPIEVVNPLIDNLITLLCAILLMSGEDGRSRADQLLHILQQIDQYVSSPVEYQRRRGSLAVHEMLLKFRTLCAGGYCALGCHGNCTHNKQIDRTVHGNFLNLPSAYVFPSREALCLGDRVIMYLPRCADTNSEVRKLSAQILDQLFSFSLSLPRSLGSNSVVDIEMSYSALSSLEDVIAILRSDASIDPSEVFNRIVSSVCTLLTKDELVGTLHSCTTAICDRIKQSAEGAIQAVIEFVTKRGAELSETDISRTTQSLLSAAVHVTEKHLRLETLGAISSLAENTNSKIVFNEVLAAAGRDIVTKDISRLRGGWPMQDAFYVFSQHSVLSYLFLEHLISALNQSPVLKGDKEKGEISSHFADTQMDDDILQAAILAFTAFFRGGGKIGKKAVEQSYAPVLAALIIQLGSCHSLARSGQHEPLRALLAAFQAFCECVGDLEMGKILARGGEQHEKEKWVNLIGDVAGCISIKRPKEVQTICLILTKSLNRQQSFQREAAAAALSEFIRYSGAYNSLLEQMVEALCRYVSDESPTVRCLCLKGLVQIPSNNIYQYTTQVLGVILALLDDLDESVQLTSVSCLLMILESSTNDAVEPILLNLSVRLRNLQACMNAKIRANAFAAFGILSNFGVGEQREAFLEQIHGAFSRLILHLYDDDLSVRQACRNTLKRIAPLMEMEGLIGLFNLHGFSSDHRVDYEGFLRDLARQLLLHAPSRVDNCVASTIQAFEAPWPTIQANAIYFSSSIISLSDDQRILALYYTQVFGVLVGKMSRSSEAIVRATCSSSLGLLLKSPNSASWRTATLERVD, encoded by the exons ATGGTTGGTCTTATTGCGCGGACTCAATTAAAGAGTGCTTTGCCAAGACTTGTTCCCACTATATTGGAATT GTATAAAAGAGATCAATATACTGCACTTCTTGCAACAAGTAGTCTTTACAATCTTTTAAACGCATCATTACTTTCAGAAACAGGTCCTCCCTTGCTTGATTTTGAG GACCTCACAGTTATCTTATCAACACTGCTTCCTGTGGTTTGCATTTATAATGACTGTAAAGAGAGTTCATCTTTTTCAGTGGGACTAAAG ACGTATAATGAAGTTCAGCGGTGTTTTCTTACTGTTGGCTTGGTGTACCCGGACgatttatttttgttccttCTAAAT AAATGCCGGCTAAAGGAAGAACCTTTGACTTTCGGTGCACTTTGTGTTCTAAAGCACCTCTTGCCAAG GTCGTCTGAAGCTTGGCATAGTAAACGACCTTTGCTTGTTGAAGCGGTGAAGTCCTTACTGGATGAACAAAATTTAGGTGTCCAAAAGGCTGTTTCTGAG TTGATTGTGGTCATGGCTTCACATTGCTATTTGACTGGTCCTTCTGGGGAGTTGTTTGTTGAATATCTTGTACGCCATTGTGCTTTGTCAGATCGGGATCAATATGACCATGAGAGCTCCAAG GTAGGGATATTTGGTCCAGCAGAGCTAAGAGCAATATGTGAAAAGGGCCTTCTTTTAATAACTTTTACAATTCCTGAGATGGAG CACATTCTTTGGCCTTTTCTATTAAAGATGATCATTCCACGAGTTTATACTGGCACATCTGCCACT gtTTGCAGATGCATCTCAGAATTATGTAGACATAGATCTTCTTATAGCAATGCCATGCTAGATGAGTGCAAAGATCGTGCTGGTATTCCAAATCCTGAG GAGTTATTTGCTCGATTGGTGGTGCTCTTGCATGATCCTCTGGCTAGGGAGCAACAGGCAACTCATATTTTGATG GTTCTCTATTATCTGGCACCTCTCTTTCCAAAGAACATTAACTTATTTTGGCAAGATGAG ATTCCAAAAATGAAGGCATATGTTAGTGATACAGAAGACCTAAAGCTGGATCCTTCATACCAGGAGACATGGGATGACATGATAATCAAT TTTCTTTCAGAATCTTTGGATGTAATTCAAGACACTGCTTGGGTGATTTCTCTTGGATATGCATTTACTGAACAATACGTGCTTTATACACCTGATGATGAGCATTCAGCACTTCTTCACCg TTGCCTGGGTATTCTTCTTCAGAAAGTTGATGATAGGGCTTATGTTCGTGATAAGATTGATTGGATGTACAAACAAGCCAATATTGCTATTCCAAGTAACAGGCTTGGTTTGGCAAAAGCTATGGGATTG GTTGCAGCATCCCACTTGGACACTGTACTGGATAAGCTAAAAGCTATTCTGGATAATGTTGGGCAAAGTATTTTTCAGAG AATATTATCTTTCTTCTCAGATGGTCGTAGAATGGAAGAATCTGATGATATACATGCTGCTTTGGCTTTAATGTATGGATATGCTGCAAGATATGCCCCATCAACAGTTATTGAAGCCAGAATCGATGCACTTGTT GGGACAAATATGCTTTCACGGCTTCTTCATGTACGCCACCCAACAGCAAAGCAGGCTGTTATAACTGCTATCGATTTACTAG GCCGTGCTGTCATTAATGCTGCAGAAAATGGTGCATCTTTCCCTTTGAAAAGGAGAGACCAGTTGCTCGACTACATATTAACTTTGATGGGCGTagatgaaaatgatgattttgctgaTTCAAGTCTTGAACTTCTACGCACTCAG GCCCTTGCTCTAAGTGCGTGTACTACCTTGGTTTCCGTGGAGCCAAAGCTGACAATTGATACAAGAAATCGTGTTATGAAg GCCACCTTAGGGTTCTTTGCATTACCAAATGACCCGATAGAAGTTGTCAATCCACTTATTGACAACCTTATTACTCTTTTATGTGCGATTCTTCTAATGAG TGGAGAGGATGGAAGAAGTCGAGCAGACCAACTATTGCATATTTTGcaacaaattgatcaatatgTTTCTTCACCTGTGGAATATCAAAGGAGAAGAGGTTCTCTTGCAGTGCATGAGATGCTTCTGAAGTTTCGGACACTTTGTGCTGGTGGCTATTGTGCACTAGGCTGCCATGGGAATTGCACACACAACAAGCAGATTGACCGTACTGTGCACgggaattttttaaacttaccAT CAGCATATGTATTTCCCAGTCGTGAAGCCCTGTGTTTGGGAGATAGGGTGATAATGTATCTTCCACGTTGTGCAGACACTAATTCTGAAGTTAGAAAACTTTCTGCTCAG aTTCTTGATCAGCTCTTCAGCTTCTCTCTTTCACTTCCAAGGTCTCTTGGTTCGAATTCAGTTGTGGATATAGAAATGTCTTACAGTGCGTTGTCCTCCCTTGAGGATGTTATTGCCATTTTGAGAAGt GATGCTTCTATTGATCCATCAGAGGTTTTCAACAGAATTGTTTCTTCTGTTTGTACTCTGTTGACGAAGGACGAG CTTGTAGGCACATTGCATAGTTGTACCACGGCTATATGTGATAGAATTAAACAGTCTGCTGAAGGGGCTATTCAAGCTGTAATTGAGTTTGTTACAAAGAGGGGAGCTGAACTGAGTGAAACTGATATTTCAAg GACCACTCAATCTTTGCTCTCTGCTGCAGTTCATGTGACTGAGAAACATCTGCGGTTGGAAACTCTTGGTGCT ATTTCTTCTCTAGCGGAGAACACcaattcaaaaattgttttcaatgAAGTATTGGCTGCTGCTGGAAGGGATATAGTCACAAAGGACATATCTAGACTGCGTGGTGGCTGGCCCATGCAGGATGCTTTCTAT GTTTTCTCCCAACATTCTGTTCTTTCTTATTTATTCCTGGAGCATCTTATTTCCGCCCTTAATCAGAGTCCTGTTCTTAAGGGTGACAAGGAGAAAGGAGAAATTTCAAGTCATTTTGCTGATACTCAGATGGATGATGACATTTTGCAAGCTGCTATTTTGGCTTTCACTGCCTTTTTCAG GGGTGGTGGTAAAATTGGAAAGAAAGCTGTTGAGCAAAGTTATGCTCCTGTTCTTGCTGCACTCATAATCCAACTGGGAAGTTGTCACAGTCTAGCTAGATCTGGTCAGCATGAACCATTACG AGCTCTGTTAGCTGCATTTCAGGCTTTTTGTGAATGTGTTGGAGACCTTGAAATGGGAAAG ATTTTGGCTAGAGGTGGAGAGCAACATGAAAAAGAGAAGTGGGTTAATCTTATTGGAGATGTAGCTGGATGCATCTCTATAAAGAGACCAAAAGAG GTTCAaactatttgtttaattttaactaaatccTTAAACCGGCAACAAAGTTTTCAAAGAGAAGCTGCAGCTGCTGCACTGTCGGAGTTCATCCGCTATAG TGGTGCATATAATTCCCTATTGGAACAGATGGTTGAGGCCCTCTGTCGATACGTATCAGATGAATCTCCAACTGTTAGATGCCTTTGTCTAAAGGGACTAGTGCAG ATACCATCCAACAATATTTATCAGTACACTACTCAAGTTCTTGGTGTGATATTGGCATTGCTTGATGATTTGGATGAGTCAGTGCAACTGACTTCGGTATCATGCCTGCTGATG ATTCTTGAGTCATCAACCAATGATGCTGTGGAACCTATTTTGCTGAATCTTTCTGTGCGGCTCCGAAATCTTCAA GCATGCATGAATGCAAAAATACGGGCAAATGCCTTTGCAGCATTTGGGATTCTAAGCAACTTTGGAGTTGGGGAACAACGGGAGGCATTTCTTGAGCAG ATTCATGGCGCCTTCTCACGCTTGATTTTGCACCTTTATGATGACGATCTTAGTGTTAGACAGGCTTGTCGA AATACCCTCAAACGAATCGCCCCTTTGATGGAAATGGAAGGATTGATTGGTTTGTTCAACTTACATGGTTTTAGTTCTGACCATCG AGTTGACTATGAAGGATTTTTAAGAGATCTCGCTAGGCAGTTACTGCTTCATGCTCCCTCCAGAGTTGACAATTGCGTTGCATCAACCATACAG GCTTTTGAAGCACCATGGCCCACAATTCAGGCAAATGCGATATACTTCTCCAGTAGCATAATCTCTCTTTCTGATGATCAACGTATATTAGCTCTGTATTATACACAG GTGTTTGGAGTGCTGGTTGGTAAGATGAGTCGCTCATCGGAGGCAATTGTTAGAGCAACATGCTCTTCATCACTGGGCTTGctacttaaatcacctaattcaGCTTCATGGAGAACAGCTACACTTGAGCGTGTGGACTGA